The DNA window CTACTTCAGCTGGTATTGGGGCGTCGTTGTGGATTTCGTGGATTCGGGAGTCGGAGTGGGAGTAGGCCTGGTGGGGGCTCAGCAGGGAGGAGGAGAAGTCGTCTCCGGCGTTGATTTCCTGGATGGGCGAGTCCTTGATCCACTCTGTGCTAttgtggttgttgttgttggggtggtggtgttgttgttgttgaggGTAGCGATAGGCGTAGCTGTGGATGAAGGGGTGGATGTCCTATGTTTTAGTAATAACCTGGGTCTTTGGTGGCCCATTTGCATCGCCATCATGTTTAGATCGCCGTTGGAGTATGAAGGTGTGCCAATGACGTCTGCCATTTGCATTGGTGACATTGCGAGATTGGTAGTTTGGTTGGCCATTGAGGCAGTAGATTGCTGCGCGTCGTGGAACAGGTGATCAGAAAGCAATCTCGTGGTGTTGGTGCCGTAGAGGGATGACAAGAACTTGACGATTTTCTCCAAGGCCTGCTGCTGATTCTGGTGTCTCTCGCGCGCCAGCATGTTTTCTTTCCATAACATCTCATTATCTTTGGATATCCGTTTCAAGTCATCCGCGATAGCCATTTGGTTATACTTGACAGTCTCCAGCTCGGTTAGTAGAATGCCAATGTCTACTTCTTCACCGTTGGCGACCAAAATACTGCTGCCGTTTGTGCTATTCACGCTTAAACCGAGACCGGGGTCCTTTCCATGGGAAGCACTAGGTTTCTGGCGTAGAATATTCGTTAATAAGTCTTCTCTCCCACGGAGAAAGTATTCGTTTGAAAACTCCCACCTGTCATCGCTGTTGCTTTGTATGGATCCAGATTTGACATCTTGGACCTTGTGCCAGCCATACATATTCAATTGTCTAACAAAAGAGGCAAAGTTAGAATGCTTAAAGTACTTCGGTAAAATCTCATGCACGAACTGTTCCCTCTGGGTCACAATAAACGATTTCCCGTCGTCATTCCAGTGAATAAGTGCTTGGTTCGTGGGGTCGTTAACCATTGACCATAGTTTGTTTACAAACGCCGGCTTTGTCTTGGTGGCGgataatttcttcttgGTAGCCATACTAGTCGTCATTGGCCCTGATATCGAGCTTGCTGAACCTGCCCCGCCCTTTGCGGTACAGCCCATTAACTGCGACGGCGGTTTAGTCAGCAGCTTCGATGATCTCAGGTTACAAGGAAGCAGGTTCGATGAGTGCAATGatcctcctcctgctccgTGGTCCGCTCCCACATCGCCGATACCCCCATTGAATATCCCGATCTGCCCCCCTCTTAGCGATCCATGCTCGTTCCCGTTCCCGCTATTAATAGTGGTATTCAGCGAAAGCTGCTGCGGTAATATGGGCGAGAACGGCGCCATCATAGCTGAACTAAAATCATCTTCCACGTCCTCTTCATTCCCAAGCTGCGGGACAAGCACCTCCGTAGGATCCAGCGACGGATTCACTATATCTTCAACGACAGAAACAACCTCAGAATTCCCCGTCACCTGCTCCGTCCCAATATCTCTTTTCCCATTCCGTCCACACTCTCCTCCACTCACGCCATCCTTTAAAGGAATGCTACCATCCACCACTGCGGGCATTTCCGCTATGCCTTCGTTAACTCCTTTCCGCCTACCATCAATCCCTCCTGTTGTTCGACTATCACTCATTATATCGCTCTTCTTGTCGTCCTTCCGCTTCTTGCTATTTGGCCTCAGTTCCTCGTTGTTCGATGATATTCCTCGACCTTCTATATTGTAGCACTGCACTAAAATAAACACACGAACTGGATAGCctaaaccaaaaaaataatacaacCAGTAGCTATCAGACTATTGGCCTGTAACTCTCAAACAACCCTTACCTTTCTGAACTGACAGTTGCCTTGTGCCCCTGCAACCATATATTACAACGTCTTGGGTGACCGAATCAAAACTTACGGACTGTGCGCTGCATGTGGTAACGCTGAATGTTCCTTTTCCACGGTTCGCATTTTTTCCGTATCTTTTATTCATTACCCGCACTATaaagtcacgtgattttggtgatgttttatttttcgTTCATAGCGATGTCGCGAACTCGGTCTGGCGTCCATTCCTCATATGACATCGATGTGTGGTACACGGCGGCGATATTAGCTGGCTTAACTTCTCTAGCACCATTACCACCTCCTGAGTCCGTCGCTGGCTGTAGCTCCAATACACAAGGCTGGTGGTGCTTGTGATGCCTCGATAGTCGTCTGTAACAAGGCTTTTTAGTGGTTTATCCATTTCGAGCAACTGTGACGCTGACATCGCATACATAAAAATGGCAAAAAAACTAACAGTACAAAAAATTTATATCGTTGTGGATTTAGGTTTGGAAGCATGCTAGCAGAGCTGCAAACCCTGCAAGCGGCTGGCCACTGGCCCTTTATGTCTTGCTTGGCCGTGTTGCGATCTGTACTATGTGCTGTTTGCTACAAGCGTTGACGTGCATGTTATATGGCTCCTAACGAAGATGCTACTCTTGGGCTGAGGCGACTGTCAATGGACCTAGTTTGTAAATGCAGACTCAAAGCTGTTGTTGGAATTGGATGTTTTTTTGAGACAGAGCCTACGATTCCATGGACATTGAGTTTGCCACCCTAAATACAACTTTCAGCATCTAAATACCATCGTTATAGAGATATGTAGTCACAGCGTTGGTAAAAACCAATGATGCTAGCTTGAATAAGCATGAATAAACATGAACAAAGGCTTAGCAACTTGAATGGTTCTCGTCTGCATTGCGTTTCTGTCTGATATTGGACGCGGTGAGTAGTGTATGAGGCTCAATTCGAGCGACACGCGTAGCAAAGTAAAGAAGCGCGCATCCTATTTGTTCGCCTACTTGAACAGTATTTAATACATCTCGTAATGCAACAAAAAACCGCAGCAGACAACTAACCAAGCTTAAACAGCGAAAGAGTTCATCCAATAATGATTAATGAGTGCGAAAGTATCCTAAATGCTGCTTGGGATATAATAGACAGTAAGCATCAGGGGTTTATTTATGCCAAGGACATTCCAGAGTTGATTCGGCGGTTGAACACATTCGTGACCCATAACTTAACTACAAAGGCTAATGATGAAGTGATTTCTAGTTTTGCTAAGGAACAGCCGTTTTTAAAACTCTCTAAAGATGAGTTCAAGGCGAAGTTCCAGTCATTGGTTGGTACTGGTATACAGACGGCTGTGGAGATGGCCAATATGAGTGACACGAAACCGAGGTTGTTTGGATCCATTCGAAGGTCGAGTATCAAGGGCGAAGAGACGTCGAAAGAGGAACATATGCGGAAGAACTTAGAATTAGAGAAATTGAGGGGTGAAATAGAGGACTGGAAGAGTAAGTATCAGTTCTTGGAGAGGGAGTTTCTGTTTTACCAAACACACCATGAAAATCTGGTGGATTCCACACAGCACGAGTTCATAATCAGTGAAATGAAACGTACCATAGAAGAACAAA is part of the Eremothecium cymbalariae DBVPG#7215 chromosome 2, complete sequence genome and encodes:
- the HSF1 gene encoding stress-responsive transcription factor HSF1 (similar to Ashbya gossypii AFL085C) yields the protein MSDSRTTGGIDGRRKGVNEGIAEMPAVVDGSIPLKDGVSGGECGRNGKRDIGTEQVTGNSEVVSVVEDIVNPSLDPTEVLVPQLGNEEDVEDDFSSAMMAPFSPILPQQLSLNTTINSGNGNEHGSLRGGQIGIFNGGIGDVGADHGAGGGSLHSSNLLPCNLRSSKLLTKPPSQLMGCTAKGGAGSASSISGPMTTSMATKKKLSATKTKPAFVNKLWSMVNDPTNQALIHWNDDGKSFIVTQREQFVHEILPKYFKHSNFASFVRQLNMYGWHKVQDVKSGSIQSNSDDRWEFSNEYFLRGREDLLTNILRQKPSASHGKDPGLGLSVNSTNGSSILVANGEEVDIGILLTELETVKYNQMAIADDLKRISKDNEMLWKENMLARERHQNQQQALEKIVKFLSSLYGTNTTRLLSDHLFHDAQQSTASMANQTTNLAMSPMQMADVIGTPSYSNGDLNMMAMQMGHQRPRLLLKHRTSTPSSTATPIATLNNNNTTTPTTTTTIAQSGSRTRPSRKSTPETTSPPPC
- the MPS2 gene encoding Mps2p (similar to Ashbya gossypii AFL084W), translated to MINECESILNAAWDIIDSKHQGFIYAKDIPELIRRLNTFVTHNLTTKANDEVISSFAKEQPFLKLSKDEFKAKFQSLVGTGIQTAVEMANMSDTKPRLFGSIRRSSIKGEETSKEEHMRKNLELEKLRGEIEDWKSKYQFLEREFLFYQTHHENLVDSTQHEFIISEMKRTIEEQTRVIDTLKCQMQGKDIVMVSKGNHRYREAFILHQTDLDISNQVA